The following coding sequences lie in one Allochromatium vinosum DSM 180 genomic window:
- the amt gene encoding ammonium transporter, whose amino-acid sequence MTATLDIVWLLVCACLVFLMQAGFLCLETGLVRAKNSINVAIKNILDLCVAGFAFWVLGYALMFGETWGGWIGTDGFCFGTGQSPWMLSFFVFQAMFCSTSATIVSGAVAERMRFLAYAIMALVMVILIYPVTGHWAWGGLPHEARDGWLAHLGFIDFAGSTVVHSVGGWVSLAAVLRLGPRHGRFDSAGQTMRGGNLPLTTLGVMLLWLGWFGFNGGSTLAFDTQVPLILINTFLAASAGGLTAMGYSYAVHRQLIVTEPLNGIIGGLVGITASCHLQEPAFAALIGAVAGLVVSLGTATLERLRIDDAVGAIPAHLFAGIWGTLAVALFAPVTDFELTGGRLAQLEIQTLGILAVGAYAFGVSLAALWLLDRLYRLRVDPESERLGLNVAEHGASTEILDLLTEMDTQRRHGDFSRRVFAEPHTEVGQIARQYNHVLQRVSEEIHKREAILRDLTASETRKSAILDAVLDCILTIDHEGHLLEINPAAARTLGCSRRAVLGRPLADILIPDEARPAYDEALAQGFVTEGRFVVNQRSHTILKRISGETFPAELTIARVKSGPYPEFNFHARDITRQREVQRRLHQLAHYDGLTGLANRQFFRQNLSIHLMGPEPAQIAVLFLDLDRFKTINDTLGHAAGDQLLRTVAERLRSVLRSEDLVARWGGDEFVVALLGVQDRDAVMHKAADIIARLAEPHPLAGRSIRVPTSIGAALYPEGGTSADLLIRNADLALYRAKSNGRGHCQLFDPVLASEISERLEFENDLRDALDRGELELFYQPQVEVGSGRIVGLEALLRWRHPGKGMVSPTVFVPILEELGLIELVGEWVLRTACRQHRVWRERGLSPPRIAVNVSGRQFLRLGFAETVERILTEEGTAVTAVELEITETVLAHDTDVCIETLRRLKRLGLEIALDDFGTGYSSMSYLKRFPVDTLKIDRAFVAECDVNAEDAAICTAILSLARGLGLKTLAEGVETPGQLEFLRREGCQFYQGFFFRRPMPVEEVERLLAEDVSLISSRHFKPTVPEETV is encoded by the coding sequence ATGACTGCCACCCTCGACATCGTCTGGCTCCTCGTCTGCGCTTGCCTGGTGTTCCTGATGCAAGCCGGTTTTCTCTGTCTGGAAACCGGGCTGGTCCGCGCCAAGAACAGCATCAACGTCGCGATCAAGAACATCCTGGACCTCTGTGTCGCCGGCTTTGCCTTCTGGGTGCTCGGGTATGCGCTCATGTTCGGCGAGACCTGGGGCGGCTGGATCGGCACGGACGGTTTCTGCTTCGGAACCGGGCAATCGCCCTGGATGCTGAGCTTCTTCGTCTTTCAGGCGATGTTCTGCAGCACCTCGGCCACCATCGTCTCGGGGGCCGTGGCCGAACGCATGCGTTTCCTGGCCTATGCGATCATGGCTCTGGTCATGGTGATCCTCATCTATCCCGTGACCGGTCATTGGGCCTGGGGCGGCCTGCCGCACGAGGCGCGGGACGGCTGGCTGGCGCACCTGGGATTCATCGACTTTGCCGGCTCCACCGTGGTCCATTCGGTGGGCGGCTGGGTGTCGCTGGCGGCCGTGCTGCGGCTCGGTCCGCGCCATGGCCGCTTCGACAGTGCGGGCCAGACGATGCGGGGCGGCAACCTGCCCCTGACGACGCTCGGCGTCATGCTGCTCTGGCTCGGCTGGTTCGGCTTCAACGGCGGCAGTACCCTGGCCTTCGACACCCAGGTCCCCCTGATCCTGATCAATACCTTTCTGGCGGCGTCCGCCGGCGGACTCACGGCCATGGGTTACAGCTATGCGGTTCACCGCCAACTGATCGTGACCGAGCCGCTCAACGGCATCATCGGCGGACTGGTCGGCATCACGGCCTCCTGTCATCTGCAAGAACCGGCCTTTGCCGCCCTGATCGGAGCCGTCGCCGGACTGGTGGTCTCGCTCGGTACGGCGACACTGGAGCGGCTACGCATCGACGATGCCGTGGGCGCCATCCCGGCCCACCTCTTCGCGGGCATCTGGGGCACCCTGGCCGTGGCGCTCTTCGCCCCCGTGACCGACTTCGAACTGACCGGCGGGCGTCTGGCGCAGCTCGAGATCCAGACCCTGGGCATCCTGGCCGTGGGTGCGTATGCCTTCGGGGTCAGTCTGGCGGCGCTCTGGCTCCTGGACCGTCTCTATCGGTTGCGGGTCGACCCGGAGTCCGAGCGGCTCGGACTCAATGTGGCCGAGCATGGGGCGAGCACCGAGATCCTGGATCTGCTGACGGAGATGGACACCCAGCGGCGGCATGGCGACTTCTCGCGCCGTGTCTTCGCCGAGCCGCACACGGAAGTCGGGCAGATCGCCCGCCAATACAATCATGTTCTGCAACGGGTCAGCGAAGAGATCCACAAGCGCGAGGCCATCCTGCGCGATCTGACAGCCAGCGAGACCCGCAAGAGCGCCATCCTCGACGCCGTGCTCGACTGTATCCTCACCATCGACCACGAGGGCCATCTGCTGGAGATCAACCCGGCGGCGGCCCGAACCCTGGGCTGTTCGCGTCGCGCCGTGCTGGGACGCCCGCTCGCCGACATCCTCATCCCGGACGAAGCCCGTCCGGCCTACGACGAGGCGCTGGCGCAGGGGTTCGTCACCGAAGGGCGCTTCGTGGTCAACCAGCGCTCTCATACCATCCTCAAGCGCATCAGTGGCGAGACCTTTCCGGCCGAGTTGACGATCGCGCGCGTCAAGAGCGGGCCGTATCCCGAGTTCAACTTCCATGCGCGCGACATCACCCGCCAGCGCGAGGTCCAGCGTCGTCTGCACCAACTGGCGCACTATGACGGCTTGACCGGTCTGGCGAACCGGCAGTTCTTCCGCCAGAACCTGAGCATCCATCTGATGGGGCCGGAGCCGGCCCAGATCGCCGTGCTGTTTCTGGATCTGGACCGCTTCAAGACCATCAACGACACCCTGGGGCACGCCGCCGGCGACCAGCTCCTGCGCACCGTGGCCGAGCGCTTGCGTTCCGTGTTGCGCAGTGAGGATCTGGTGGCGCGCTGGGGCGGCGATGAGTTCGTCGTCGCGCTGCTGGGCGTCCAGGATCGCGACGCGGTCATGCACAAGGCCGCCGACATCATCGCGCGACTGGCCGAGCCGCATCCGCTCGCGGGACGCTCGATCCGCGTGCCGACCAGTATCGGGGCCGCGCTCTATCCGGAGGGGGGAACCAGCGCCGACCTGTTGATCCGCAATGCCGATCTGGCGCTCTACCGCGCCAAGAGCAACGGTCGAGGGCACTGTCAGCTCTTCGATCCCGTGCTGGCCTCGGAGATCTCCGAGCGACTGGAATTCGAGAACGATTTGCGCGATGCGCTCGATCGCGGCGAACTGGAGCTGTTCTATCAGCCACAGGTGGAGGTGGGGTCCGGTCGGATCGTCGGACTCGAAGCGCTGCTGCGGTGGCGGCATCCGGGCAAGGGGATGGTTTCGCCGACGGTCTTCGTACCGATCCTGGAGGAACTGGGCCTGATCGAACTCGTCGGCGAATGGGTGTTGCGAACGGCGTGCCGACAACACCGCGTCTGGCGCGAACGCGGACTCAGCCCGCCACGGATCGCTGTCAACGTCTCCGGGCGCCAGTTTCTGCGCCTGGGCTTCGCCGAAACGGTCGAGCGCATTCTGACCGAAGAGGGAACGGCCGTGACAGCGGTGGAACTCGAGATCACCGAGACCGTGCTGGCACACGACACCGACGTCTGTATCGAGACACTGCGCCGACTCAAACGGCTCGGCCTGGAGATCGCCCTCGATGACTTCGGCACGGGCTATTCGTCGATGAGCTATCTGAAACGTTTCCCGGTCGATACGCTGAAGATCGATCGCGCCTTCGTGGCTGAATGCGATGTCAACGCGGAGGATGCGGCCATCTGCACCGCGATTCTGTCACTGGCGCGCGGACTGGGTCTCAAAACGCTCGCCGAAGGTGTGGAAACGCCGGGGCAGCTCGAATTTCTGCGCCGGGAGGGCTGTCAGTTCTACCAGGGCTTCTTCTTCCGTCGGCCCATGCCGGTCGAGGAAGTCGAGCGGTTGCTCGCGGAGGATGTCTCTCTGATCTCATCCCGTCATTTCAAACCGACCGTTCCCGAAGAGACGGTCTGA
- a CDS encoding NnrU family protein: protein MAVLILGLMLFLGMHSISIVRPDLRATVVGRFGLVPWQAVYGLISLIGFLLILQGYGQARLSPIPLYDPPTWLRHINLLLMLPVFPLLFAAYLPGRIQRTVKHPMLLAVKIWAFAHLLANGMLADVLLFGAFLAWAIADRISLKHRTAPPVQGAPPGPINDAIAIVGGLGLYLLFMFWLHRAMMGVAPIG from the coding sequence ATGGCTGTACTCATTCTTGGACTCATGCTCTTTCTCGGGATGCACTCCATCTCGATCGTCAGACCCGATCTGCGTGCCACGGTCGTCGGGCGCTTCGGACTCGTGCCCTGGCAGGCCGTCTATGGGCTGATCTCGCTGATCGGCTTCCTGCTGATCCTCCAGGGATATGGTCAAGCGCGGCTGTCACCCATTCCGCTCTATGATCCGCCGACCTGGCTCCGGCACATCAATCTGCTGCTGATGCTGCCGGTGTTCCCGCTGCTGTTCGCCGCCTATCTTCCGGGGCGCATCCAGCGCACCGTCAAGCATCCGATGCTGCTGGCGGTCAAGATCTGGGCCTTCGCCCATCTGCTCGCCAATGGGATGCTGGCTGATGTGCTGCTCTTCGGTGCCTTCCTCGCCTGGGCGATCGCGGACCGGATCTCGCTCAAGCACCGCACGGCACCGCCGGTCCAGGGCGCGCCCCCCGGTCCCATCAACGACGCCATCGCCATCGTCGGCGGGCTGGGGCTCTATCTGCTGTTCATGTTCTGGCTGCACCGCGCCATGATGGGGGTGGCGCCGATCGGTTGA